One window of Flavobacterium ammonificans genomic DNA carries:
- the ruvA gene encoding Holliday junction branch migration protein RuvA, which translates to MIAHIQGKLVEKNPTEVVIDCGGVGYHINISLHTYSLLPSTDQIKLFTYLQIKEDAHTLFGFFEKSEREIFKMLLSVSGIGASIARTMLSSLEPKQIIQAIASGDVGTVQSIKGIGVKTAQRVILDLQDKVLKLYDLDEVSMVLNNTNRDEALSALEVLGFVRKSSEKVVEKIIKEDPDASVESIIKKALKSL; encoded by the coding sequence ATGATAGCGCACATACAAGGAAAATTAGTTGAAAAAAATCCAACCGAAGTTGTAATTGACTGTGGTGGGGTAGGTTATCATATCAATATATCGTTACATACATATTCGTTACTTCCAAGTACTGACCAAATAAAATTGTTTACTTATCTTCAAATTAAAGAAGATGCACACACACTTTTTGGTTTTTTTGAAAAATCAGAACGTGAAATTTTCAAAATGCTATTATCGGTATCGGGTATAGGAGCAAGTATAGCAAGAACGATGCTGTCTTCATTAGAACCAAAGCAAATAATTCAAGCTATTGCCTCTGGAGATGTTGGAACTGTGCAGTCAATCAAAGGGATTGGTGTAAAAACGGCTCAGCGGGTTATCTTAGATTTACAAGATAAAGTGCTTAAACTATATGATTTAGATGAAGTTTCTATGGTTTTAAACAATACAAACAGAGATGAAGCGTTATCTGCTTTGGAGGTTTTAGGTTTTGTTCGTAAATCGTCTGAAAAAGTGGTTGAAAAAATCATCAAAGAAGATCCAGATGCTTCCGTAGAATCGATTATTAAAAAGGCATTAAAGAGTTTGTAA
- a CDS encoding NADP-dependent malic enzyme, with the protein MDKNNKKSDALLYHSHPQPGKIQVTPTKKYATQRDLSLAYSPGVAEPCLEIAKDVNDVYKYTTKGNLVAVISNGTAVLGLGDIGPEASKPVMEGKGVLFKIFAGIDVFDIEVDTKNVEEFIQTVKNIAPTFGGINLEDIKAPESFEIERRLVEELNIPVMHDDQHGTAIISSAALLNALELAGKKAEDMKMVVSGAGSAALACANMYVLLGIKLENILMFNSKGLLTKDNPSLSPLQLQYAKDMPQMSLAEALVGADIFLGLSSGDIMSPEMLLSMADHPIVFAMANPTPEIDYNLAIATRKDVIMATGRSDFPNQVNNVLGFPYIFRGALDVRATKINEAMKMAAVRALAALAKENVPEQVNIAYGVTKLTFGRDYIIPSPFDPRLITVVAPAVAKAAMDSGVALNPITDWIEYEEMLLERLGHDNKMVRLITNRAKIDPKRIVFAEADHLDVLKAAQIVHEEGIGYPILLGDKEVILELKAEIGFDADVVIIDPKVNEEERRNRFASAYWKTRQRRGISFLDAQKLMRERNYFAAMMVNEGEADALVSGHSRSYPSVVKPMLQLIDKAPNASIVATTNLMLTARGPMFLSDTAININPSADDLAKIAVMTAKTARMFGIEPVIAMISFSNFGSSTNESAAKVREAVAYLHKNHPELVVDGEIQADFALNQEMLEKKFPFSKLAGKKVNTLIFPNLESANITYKLLKELNSIESIGPIMLGMGKPVHIFQLGASVEEMVNMAAIAVIDAQEKQKK; encoded by the coding sequence ATGGATAAAAACAATAAAAAAAGCGACGCATTATTATATCATTCACACCCTCAACCAGGAAAAATTCAAGTAACCCCAACTAAAAAGTATGCTACACAAAGAGATTTGTCATTAGCTTATTCTCCTGGTGTTGCTGAACCTTGTTTAGAAATTGCGAAAGATGTTAATGACGTTTATAAATATACAACAAAAGGCAATTTAGTAGCTGTAATTTCTAATGGAACTGCAGTTTTAGGACTTGGCGACATTGGCCCTGAAGCTTCCAAGCCAGTAATGGAAGGAAAGGGAGTGTTGTTTAAAATATTTGCAGGAATTGATGTGTTTGACATTGAAGTAGACACTAAGAATGTAGAAGAATTTATCCAAACGGTTAAAAATATTGCGCCAACTTTTGGAGGAATCAATTTGGAAGATATCAAAGCTCCAGAGTCTTTTGAAATTGAGCGTCGTTTAGTTGAAGAATTGAATATTCCGGTGATGCACGATGATCAACATGGTACTGCTATTATTTCGTCTGCGGCTCTTTTAAATGCATTAGAATTAGCAGGAAAAAAAGCAGAAGATATGAAAATGGTGGTTTCAGGAGCTGGTTCTGCAGCCTTGGCTTGTGCCAATATGTATGTGCTTTTAGGAATTAAATTAGAAAACATCTTGATGTTTAATAGTAAAGGTTTGTTGACTAAAGACAATCCGTCTTTATCACCTTTACAACTTCAATATGCTAAAGATATGCCGCAAATGAGTTTGGCTGAAGCTTTAGTTGGTGCTGATATCTTTTTAGGTTTATCATCAGGAGATATCATGTCTCCAGAGATGTTGTTATCTATGGCGGACCATCCAATCGTTTTTGCTATGGCAAATCCGACACCTGAAATTGATTATAATCTTGCAATAGCAACAAGAAAAGACGTTATTATGGCTACGGGAAGATCTGATTTTCCTAATCAAGTAAATAATGTTCTTGGATTTCCCTACATATTTAGAGGAGCTTTAGACGTTCGTGCTACCAAAATTAATGAAGCTATGAAAATGGCGGCAGTAAGAGCATTGGCAGCATTGGCAAAAGAGAATGTTCCAGAGCAAGTTAATATAGCTTATGGAGTTACTAAACTTACTTTTGGTAGAGATTATATTATTCCGTCTCCATTTGATCCGCGATTGATTACGGTTGTAGCACCTGCAGTTGCTAAAGCAGCTATGGATTCAGGTGTAGCATTAAACCCAATTACAGATTGGATCGAATATGAGGAAATGCTTTTAGAGCGCCTTGGACATGATAATAAAATGGTTCGATTAATTACCAATAGAGCCAAGATAGATCCAAAACGTATTGTTTTTGCTGAAGCAGATCATTTAGATGTGTTGAAAGCGGCTCAAATCGTTCATGAAGAAGGAATAGGGTATCCGATTTTATTAGGAGACAAAGAAGTTATTTTGGAATTAAAGGCAGAGATAGGTTTTGATGCCGATGTAGTAATAATTGACCCAAAAGTGAATGAAGAAGAACGTAGAAATCGATTTGCTTCAGCCTACTGGAAAACGAGACAAAGAAGAGGTATTTCCTTTTTGGATGCTCAAAAATTAATGCGAGAAAGAAATTATTTTGCCGCTATGATGGTCAACGAAGGTGAGGCTGATGCACTTGTTTCCGGTCACTCTAGAAGTTATCCATCTGTTGTAAAACCGATGTTGCAGTTAATTGATAAAGCACCCAATGCTTCTATTGTAGCTACTACCAATTTAATGCTAACAGCTCGCGGACCTATGTTTTTGTCTGATACCGCAATTAATATCAATCCTTCAGCAGATGATTTGGCTAAAATTGCTGTAATGACAGCAAAAACTGCCAGAATGTTTGGTATTGAACCAGTAATTGCGATGATATCTTTTTCTAATTTTGGTTCTTCTACTAATGAAAGTGCTGCAAAAGTTAGAGAAGCGGTTGCTTATTTACATAAAAATCATCCAGAACTAGTTGTAGACGGAGAAATCCAAGCCGATTTTGCTTTAAATCAAGAGATGTTAGAGAAAAAATTCCCTTTTTCTAAGTTAGCTGGAAAAAAGGTAAATACTTTAATTTTCCCGAATTTAGAATCAGCTAATATTACGTACAAACTTTTAAAAGAACTAAATAGTATTGAATCTATTGGTCCAATTATGTTAGGAATGGGTAAACCAGTTCATATTTTTCAATTGGGTGCCAGTGTTGAAGAAATGGTAAATATGGCTGCAATTGCAGTAATTGATGCTCAAGAAAAACAGAAAAAATAG
- a CDS encoding CBS domain-containing protein, producing the protein MTVNQILSSKGNEVYAVLPTNTVYEALTAMSEKNIGAILVIEDTILKGILSERDYARKIVLKEKTSKNTLVNEIMVSEVICIKPSDNLDYCMELMNSKKIRHLPVMENNVVVGIISISDVVKAIIEIQKDTINHLNSYISQ; encoded by the coding sequence ATGACTGTAAATCAAATTCTTAGTTCAAAAGGGAATGAAGTGTATGCTGTATTACCAACCAATACAGTGTATGAGGCCCTAACAGCGATGAGCGAAAAAAATATTGGAGCTATCCTAGTGATTGAAGACACAATCTTAAAAGGAATTTTATCGGAAAGAGATTATGCCCGTAAAATTGTGTTAAAAGAAAAAACTTCAAAAAACACTTTGGTTAATGAAATTATGGTGAGTGAGGTTATCTGTATAAAGCCCTCTGATAATCTTGATTACTGCATGGAATTAATGAATTCAAAGAAAATTAGACACCTACCTGTAATGGAGAATAATGTTGTGGTGGGAATAATTTCAATCAGTGATGTAGTAAAAGCAATTATTGAAATTCAAAAAGATACTATTAATCATTTGAATTCTTACATTTCTCAATAA
- a CDS encoding carbohydrate kinase family protein: protein MKKTVDLICAGEVLIDFIGHEVNTSINRTKDYHRFLGGSPTNVAVNATRLGLKSVIVATCGEDGLGEYIVRKLKDNHVITSQVRRSETEPTSVIFVSKSTGTPDFIPYREADYQILPSQIPLDLIESAKIFHTTCFALSKNPARTTIVESAKKAKELGLLTSIDINFSERIWPDREEAKLVLKEYLSTNPLVKLSEDDCYRLFAASKTEDYIFDYFHNLGASTICLTKGKDGVVLSDKEFGMVHQQATHIDEIKDTTGAGDAFWTGFLYARLLGKDFEETITIAQKLAVLKLQNVGRLPEGINIKEYLASSN, encoded by the coding sequence TTGAAAAAAACAGTAGACTTGATATGTGCAGGTGAAGTCCTTATTGATTTTATAGGGCATGAAGTGAATACCTCCATCAATAGAACTAAAGATTATCACCGTTTTCTAGGTGGGTCACCAACAAATGTTGCAGTAAATGCCACTCGATTAGGATTAAAATCGGTTATTGTTGCCACCTGTGGCGAAGATGGTTTGGGAGAATATATTGTGAGAAAATTGAAAGATAATCATGTGATCACATCGCAGGTTAGACGCTCAGAAACAGAACCCACTTCGGTTATATTTGTTTCAAAATCTACAGGAACTCCTGACTTTATTCCGTATAGAGAAGCAGATTATCAAATTTTACCTTCTCAAATTCCATTGGATTTAATTGAAAGTGCTAAAATTTTCCATACCACTTGTTTTGCATTAAGTAAAAATCCTGCCCGAACTACTATAGTTGAAAGCGCTAAAAAAGCTAAAGAATTAGGATTGTTAACGAGTATTGATATTAATTTTTCAGAGCGAATTTGGCCTGATAGAGAAGAAGCCAAGTTGGTGTTGAAAGAGTATTTGTCTACCAATCCACTTGTGAAGTTAAGCGAAGACGATTGTTACCGACTTTTTGCTGCATCTAAAACTGAAGACTATATTTTTGATTATTTTCATAATTTAGGTGCTTCCACCATTTGTTTAACCAAAGGTAAAGATGGAGTCGTTTTATCAGATAAAGAGTTTGGAATGGTGCACCAACAAGCAACTCATATAGATGAAATTAAAGATACCACAGGAGCTGGAGACGCTTTTTGGACGGGTTTTTTATATGCCCGTTTGTTAGGAAAAGACTTCGAAGAAACCATTACAATTGCTCAAAAATTAGCTGTTCTTAAGTTGCAAAATGTGGGTCGATTACCTGAGGGAATTAATATTAAAGAATACTTAGCTTCAAGTAATTAG
- a CDS encoding MFS transporter: MLKKIKLNFWQIINMNVGFFGIQYSFGLQQSAVNPIYDFLGANPDQIPILNLAGPLTGLIIQPIIGAMSDKTWHPRWGRRKPYFFIGAMICSVALLLYPFSSSLWMAASLLLLLDVGNNTAMEPYRAFVADTLDEEQQPMGFQAQSFFTGFGQFLSYISLFLFPIVFVGYTGSLPNWIYASFFLGSVLSITSIWWSMRKTPEIPPTPEELVLLKSEPLNIFSPFIDIYKAVLEMPKVMWQLFLVYLFQWYALMCYWQNNAKSIALSVWNTTPKNKSLYENAVEWNGLIGAFGFVITFSVAFYLAKLAKRYSPKLVHFACLVLAAICFLLFPTVQNEYLFFAIIIGYGIGWASMMGIPYLIIVNHIPKERYGVYMGIINMMIVIPMIFQNLTFGYILKNFLNNDARLAITFAGVLLLIGAACTLLIQSKKSTQYNN; the protein is encoded by the coding sequence ATGTTAAAAAAAATCAAACTCAATTTCTGGCAAATAATTAACATGAATGTTGGATTTTTTGGGATTCAATATAGTTTTGGTTTGCAACAAAGTGCGGTGAATCCTATTTATGATTTCTTAGGAGCCAATCCAGATCAAATTCCAATTTTAAATCTTGCTGGTCCATTAACTGGATTGATTATTCAACCCATAATAGGTGCTATGAGTGACAAAACTTGGCATCCACGTTGGGGAAGACGTAAGCCTTATTTTTTTATCGGTGCAATGATTTGTAGTGTTGCGTTATTACTCTATCCTTTTAGTAGTTCGTTATGGATGGCAGCTAGTTTGCTTTTACTTTTAGATGTCGGAAACAATACTGCGATGGAACCTTACCGTGCTTTTGTTGCGGATACATTAGATGAAGAACAGCAGCCAATGGGCTTTCAAGCGCAAAGTTTTTTCACCGGTTTCGGACAGTTTTTATCCTATATTTCACTTTTCTTATTTCCAATTGTTTTTGTAGGATATACGGGTTCATTGCCTAATTGGATATATGCTTCCTTTTTCCTTGGATCGGTATTGTCAATTACTTCTATATGGTGGAGTATGAGAAAAACCCCTGAAATTCCTCCCACACCAGAAGAGTTAGTACTTTTAAAATCAGAACCTTTAAATATTTTCTCACCTTTCATTGATATTTATAAGGCGGTATTAGAAATGCCAAAAGTAATGTGGCAGTTGTTCTTAGTGTATTTATTTCAGTGGTACGCTTTAATGTGTTATTGGCAAAATAATGCCAAAAGTATAGCGCTTTCTGTTTGGAATACTACCCCTAAAAACAAATCGCTTTATGAAAATGCCGTAGAATGGAACGGATTAATCGGAGCCTTTGGTTTCGTAATCACTTTTTCGGTTGCGTTTTATTTGGCTAAGTTGGCTAAAAGATACAGTCCAAAATTAGTTCATTTTGCTTGTCTAGTTTTAGCAGCAATTTGCTTTTTATTATTTCCAACGGTTCAAAATGAATACCTGTTTTTTGCAATCATAATTGGATACGGAATTGGTTGGGCAAGTATGATGGGAATTCCCTATTTAATAATTGTAAATCACATACCAAAAGAACGTTATGGAGTTTACATGGGAATAATCAATATGATGATTGTAATTCCAATGATATTTCAAAATTTGACTTTTGGCTATATTCTTAAAAACTTTTTAAACAACGATGCTCGATTGGCAATAACTTTTGCGGGTGTATTGTTACTAATAGGTGCGGCTTGTACTTTATTAATTCAATCCAAAAAAAGCACTCAATACAATAATTAG
- a CDS encoding vanadium-dependent haloperoxidase produces MKIKITLLGLLLVLFSACKKDQPIVVTTDDYCAAVDTVTGIMVHDIFSPPVAARVYVYPNIAAYEIIAQNSTEFESLQGQLNGLDSIPTLDKKLGVNQKLAALIAHMEVSKQLIFSEQALEQYRDSLYEKWTSENKKEFEVSRDYALKVVDRIKIWMSKDNYKQSRTFPKFSVHTDQPGRWQPTPPAYMDGVEPHWGTIRTLVLDSAAQFKPKAPHPFSTDKNSMFYKEAKETYDVGNKMSEKLVAIENAKSNEIPEESAIATFWDCNPYATVTQGHMMFAKKKNTPDAHWINIAKIALKKTKSNFETTVFTFTKTSIGIFESFISCWHEKYRTNVIRPETYINLYIDEDWKPQLQTPPFPEYTSGHSVVSSCSSIILTSIFGDNFSYTDDSEIPFGLPKRDFKSFKQAASEASISRLYGGIHYRAAIENGVDQGTNIGNYINNELRFFKSK; encoded by the coding sequence ATGAAAATTAAAATTACTCTTTTGGGATTATTGTTGGTTCTTTTTAGTGCTTGTAAAAAAGACCAACCCATAGTAGTAACTACCGATGATTATTGTGCTGCGGTAGATACAGTAACCGGAATTATGGTTCATGATATTTTTTCTCCACCAGTAGCGGCTAGAGTATACGTATATCCCAATATTGCCGCTTATGAAATTATCGCTCAAAACAGTACTGAGTTTGAAAGTTTACAAGGACAATTGAACGGTTTAGATTCTATTCCAACTTTAGATAAAAAGTTAGGAGTGAATCAAAAGCTAGCGGCTTTAATTGCTCATATGGAAGTAAGTAAACAATTAATTTTTTCAGAACAAGCATTAGAACAATACAGAGACAGTTTGTATGAAAAGTGGACATCTGAAAATAAAAAAGAGTTTGAAGTTTCTAGAGATTACGCTTTGAAAGTAGTGGATAGAATTAAAATCTGGATGAGTAAAGATAATTACAAGCAGTCACGAACTTTTCCAAAATTTTCAGTTCATACGGATCAACCAGGCAGATGGCAACCTACTCCTCCTGCTTATATGGATGGAGTTGAGCCACATTGGGGAACAATTCGAACTTTAGTATTAGACTCTGCAGCACAATTCAAGCCAAAAGCACCACATCCTTTTTCTACAGACAAGAATTCGATGTTTTATAAAGAAGCCAAAGAGACCTATGATGTAGGAAATAAAATGTCTGAAAAATTAGTAGCAATTGAAAATGCAAAGTCGAACGAAATTCCTGAAGAGTCAGCAATTGCTACTTTTTGGGATTGTAATCCATATGCTACTGTCACACAAGGTCATATGATGTTTGCTAAAAAGAAAAATACTCCGGATGCGCATTGGATTAACATCGCTAAAATTGCATTAAAGAAGACAAAATCAAATTTTGAGACCACTGTTTTTACTTTTACCAAAACATCTATCGGGATATTTGAAAGTTTTATTAGTTGCTGGCATGAAAAATACAGAACGAATGTGATTCGTCCAGAAACTTATATTAATTTATACATAGACGAGGATTGGAAACCGCAGTTGCAAACACCACCATTTCCGGAATATACGAGTGGACATTCTGTAGTATCGTCTTGTTCGTCAATAATTTTAACTTCAATATTTGGAGATAATTTTAGTTATACTGATGATTCTGAAATTCCTTTTGGATTGCCAAAAAGAGATTTTAAGTCATTCAAGCAAGCTGCTTCTGAAGCCTCCATTAGCAGATTGTATGGCGGAATTCATTACCGTGCTGCAATAGAAAATGGCGTTGATCAAGGCACAAATATTGGGAACTACATCAACAATGAACTACGTTTTTTTAAATCAAAATAA
- a CDS encoding VCBS repeat-containing protein, which produces MNNFIKIVVASLIISGCSKKENQLFDKLSPDESKVQFVNQLDESKGISILDYLYYYNGGGVALGDINNDGLVDIYFTSNQGKNKLYLNKGGNKFEDISIKAGVEGESDWNTGAVMADVNGDGYLDIYVCAVVGINGFEGHNELYINNKDNTFTERAVEYGLDLDNFSTSAAFFDYDNDGDLDMYLLNHAIHSESSYGKADIRNKRSYESGDKLFQNNNGHFVDVSEKAGIFGGANGYGLGIAIADFNLDGNPDIYVSNDFHEDDYYYLNNGDGTFTESMKSYFGHTSRFSMGVDAADINHDGFPDLMTLDMLPEDETALKSSAGDDNPQMLKYRTEKLGYHYQYTRNMLQINQGGKHFTETALLSGVAATDWSWSTLFADYDQDGEQDIFVCNGIPKRPNDLDYIKYYSNSSIKTKLSSTKLLDKQALNKMPSANVTNYIFQGSKDLQFKNRSNDWIENDSIISNGGAYADLDNDGDLDVVTNNLNSVASIYINTTNEKANYLKIKLQFGGKNTFGVGAKVISYVKGQKQFKDIQTARGFQSSSEPIAHFGFGNSTQVDSVQIIWPDKTYQTLKKVKTNQTLTVNPNKNRKSFNYATLQAGVLPVFKKSTTNLGIDFIHQENDFVDFTAQKLIPYQRSDRGPATVIGDLNNDGKSDVFFGGAQGKQAAIYLQNGNGFTRKNFSSIISDSIYEDASAVIADFNGDRQNDLIVASGSGQFAADLVHRMYLGASLTKSIFPETKAMNASVIKAFDYDKDGDLDLFIGNNSKYNSFGKMPDCYLFNNNKGIFTIVQAATFSGIGMVTDAIVTDFNKDGNLDLIVVGEWMKPKFFANSKGNFKEITDSVLPEKLNGLWQSIAAFDIDQDGDQDYVVGNWGMNSKFKSSKEFPMKMYYDDFDLNGTFETIVAIEKNGNYYPTMGLDELVEEFSGMLKKKFNNYKSFAGKKVEEIFDATLLEKAALYEVHNLQSGYLRNDKGKFTFVPFSNKMQVSPITSFVASDFDGDGKQEIFAAGNYFGVTPYHSRFDGFSGALIKSHKTIYLGHQLGIDLSQKAVRHLDIIPFNGKKYLLVTINNKKAEVYELPRNK; this is translated from the coding sequence ATGAATAATTTCATCAAAATAGTTGTAGCCTCACTAATTATTTCGGGCTGTTCCAAAAAAGAAAATCAATTGTTTGACAAATTGTCCCCTGACGAAAGTAAGGTGCAGTTTGTGAACCAATTGGATGAGTCTAAAGGGATTTCTATTCTAGATTATCTGTATTACTATAATGGGGGCGGAGTGGCGCTAGGCGACATCAATAATGACGGTTTGGTAGATATTTATTTCACGTCTAACCAAGGAAAAAACAAATTGTACCTGAATAAAGGCGGAAATAAATTTGAAGATATTTCTATCAAAGCGGGTGTTGAAGGCGAAAGCGATTGGAACACAGGGGCTGTAATGGCGGATGTTAATGGCGATGGTTATTTGGATATTTATGTTTGTGCTGTAGTAGGAATCAACGGCTTTGAAGGGCACAACGAATTGTACATTAACAACAAAGACAATACGTTTACTGAACGTGCTGTAGAATATGGCCTAGACTTAGACAATTTCAGTACATCGGCTGCATTCTTTGATTATGATAATGATGGAGATTTGGATATGTATTTGTTGAATCATGCGATACATTCAGAGTCCTCTTATGGTAAAGCGGATATTAGAAATAAAAGAAGTTACGAAAGTGGCGATAAGTTGTTTCAAAACAACAACGGTCATTTTGTGGACGTAAGCGAAAAAGCAGGAATTTTTGGAGGAGCTAACGGATATGGTTTAGGAATTGCTATTGCCGATTTTAATTTAGATGGCAATCCGGATATTTATGTTTCTAATGATTTTCACGAAGATGATTATTATTATTTGAATAATGGTGACGGGACTTTTACTGAGTCTATGAAAAGTTATTTCGGACATACCAGCCGCTTCTCAATGGGAGTAGATGCTGCCGATATTAATCACGATGGATTTCCAGATTTAATGACTTTGGACATGCTTCCTGAGGACGAAACTGCTTTAAAATCATCTGCAGGTGATGACAACCCACAAATGTTAAAATACCGTACAGAAAAGTTAGGCTACCACTATCAGTATACTCGAAACATGTTGCAAATCAATCAAGGAGGTAAGCATTTTACTGAAACTGCGCTTTTGAGTGGTGTGGCAGCAACCGATTGGAGTTGGAGTACTTTATTTGCTGATTATGATCAAGATGGTGAACAAGATATTTTTGTATGCAATGGAATCCCAAAAAGACCAAACGATTTGGATTACATCAAATACTATTCGAATTCAAGTATAAAAACCAAGTTAAGTTCGACTAAATTATTAGACAAACAAGCTTTGAATAAAATGCCTTCGGCTAATGTTACTAATTACATCTTTCAAGGGTCTAAAGATTTACAATTTAAAAATCGTTCTAACGATTGGATAGAAAACGATTCCATTATTTCTAATGGAGGTGCGTATGCCGATTTGGATAACGATGGTGATTTAGACGTTGTGACTAATAATTTAAATAGTGTTGCCTCTATTTATATCAATACCACTAATGAAAAAGCAAATTATTTAAAAATTAAACTACAGTTTGGAGGGAAAAACACTTTTGGTGTTGGTGCCAAAGTCATTTCGTATGTAAAAGGACAAAAGCAATTTAAAGACATTCAAACGGCACGTGGTTTTCAATCCAGTTCAGAACCAATAGCCCATTTTGGTTTTGGAAATAGCACTCAGGTTGATTCTGTTCAAATCATTTGGCCCGATAAAACATACCAAACGCTCAAAAAGGTAAAAACGAATCAAACACTTACGGTTAATCCCAATAAGAATAGAAAATCATTTAATTATGCAACGTTACAAGCTGGAGTGCTACCTGTTTTTAAAAAATCAACCACCAATTTAGGAATTGATTTTATACATCAAGAAAATGATTTTGTTGATTTTACAGCCCAAAAATTGATTCCATACCAACGTTCGGATCGCGGACCTGCAACAGTTATTGGCGATTTAAATAATGATGGAAAAAGTGATGTTTTCTTTGGAGGGGCACAAGGAAAACAAGCGGCAATATACCTTCAAAATGGGAATGGATTTACAAGAAAGAATTTTTCTTCAATTATTTCGGATTCAATTTATGAAGATGCGTCAGCAGTTATTGCTGATTTTAATGGAGATCGTCAAAACGATTTGATAGTAGCCTCTGGAAGTGGACAATTTGCTGCTGATTTGGTTCATCGTATGTATTTAGGAGCTAGTTTGACTAAAAGTATTTTTCCAGAAACGAAGGCAATGAATGCATCGGTGATTAAAGCGTTTGATTACGATAAAGACGGTGATTTAGATTTGTTTATTGGGAACAATTCAAAGTACAATAGTTTTGGAAAGATGCCAGACTGTTATTTGTTCAATAACAATAAAGGCATTTTTACTATTGTGCAAGCGGCCACTTTTTCTGGAATTGGAATGGTTACAGATGCTATTGTAACTGATTTTAATAAAGATGGAAATCTAGATTTAATTGTTGTTGGCGAATGGATGAAACCTAAATTTTTCGCCAATAGTAAAGGGAATTTCAAAGAAATTACAGATAGTGTATTGCCTGAAAAATTGAATGGTTTATGGCAATCAATAGCTGCATTTGATATTGATCAAGATGGCGATCAAGATTATGTAGTGGGTAATTGGGGAATGAATTCCAAATTCAAATCATCAAAAGAATTTCCAATGAAGATGTATTATGATGATTTTGACCTTAATGGAACATTTGAAACCATAGTAGCCATAGAGAAAAATGGCAATTATTATCCCACAATGGGATTAGATGAATTAGTAGAAGAATTCAGTGGTATGTTGAAGAAAAAATTCAATAATTATAAATCTTTTGCAGGTAAAAAAGTCGAAGAAATTTTTGATGCAACGCTTTTAGAAAAAGCAGCCTTATATGAAGTGCATAATTTACAATCGGGATATTTGAGAAATGACAAGGGAAAATTTACCTTTGTGCCGTTTTCTAACAAAATGCAGGTAAGTCCAATTACAAGTTTTGTTGCATCAGATTTTGATGGTGATGGAAAACAAGAGATTTTTGCAGCAGGGAATTACTTTGGTGTAACGCCTTATCATAGTCGTTTCGATGGATTTTCTGGAGCTCTAATCAAAAGCCATAAAACCATTTATTTGGGTCACCAACTTGGAATAGATTTGTCTCAAAAAGCAGTACGCCATTTAGATATTATTCCGTTTAATGGTAAGAAATACCTTTTGGTAACTATCAACAATAAGAAAGCAGAAGTATACGAGCTGCCTCGAAATAAATAA